The following coding sequences lie in one Oryza brachyantha chromosome 10, ObraRS2, whole genome shotgun sequence genomic window:
- the LOC102708279 gene encoding peroxidase A2-like — MAAASSWCLVVVMVVALCVGGGAAQLCEDYYDCTCPDAYDIVRRVLIEAHKSDTRIFASLIRLHFHDCFVQGCDASLLLDTVPGMPSEKTSPPNNNSARGFPVVDDVKAALEDACPGVVSCADILALAAEISVELSGGPGWGVLLGRLDGMTSDFNGSLDLPAPTDNLTVLRQKFDKLNLNDVDLVALSGGHTFGRVRCQFVTDRLYNFSGTGRPDPTMDFAYRSFLSQRCPPNGPPAALNDLDPTTPDTFDNHYYTNIEASRGFLQSDQELKSSPEAGGTTAPIVDRFASSQGAFFASFAQSMINMGNLGPVTDPSMGEVRTNCRKVNGS; from the exons ATGGCGGCAGCTTCTTCTTGGTgtctggtggtggtgatggtggtggcgctgtgcgtgggcggcggcgcggctcaGCTGTGCGAGGACTACTACGACTGCACATGCCCGGACGCATACGACATCGTCCGGCGAGTCCTCATCGAGGCGCACAAGAGCGACACCCGCATCTTCGCCAGCCTCATCCGCCTCCATTTCCACGACTGCTTCGTCCAGGGCTGCGACGCCTCGCTCCTGCTGGACACCGTCCCGGGGATGCCGTCCGAGAAGACCTCGCCGCCGAACAACAACTCGGCGAGGGGTTTCCCGGTGGTCGACGACGTCAAGGCGGCGCTGGAGGACGCCTGCCCCGGCGTCGTCTCCTGCGCCGACATCCTCGCCCTTGCCGCTGAGATCTCCGTCGAGCTG TCTGGTGGGCCCGGGTGGGGCGTGCTGCTGGGGAGGCTCGACGGCATGACCTCCGACTTCAATGGCTCCCTCGACCTGCCGGCCCCCACCGACAACCTCACCGTCCTCCGCCAGAAGTTCGACAAGCTCAACCTTAACGACGTCGACCTCGTCGCCCTCTCTG GTGGGCACACCTTCGGCCGGGTGCGGTGCCAGTTCGTGACGGACAGGCTCTACAACTTCAGCGGCACGGGGCGGCCGGACCCGACCATGGACTTCGCCTACCGGAGCTTCCTCTCGCAGCGGTGCCCGCCCAACGGCCCACCGGCGGCGCTCAACGACCTCGACCCGACCACGCCGGACACCTTCGACAACCACTACTACACCAACATCGAGGCCAGCCGCGGCTTCCTCCAGTCGGACCAGGAGCTCAAGTCGTCGCCGGAGGCGGGCGGGACGACGGCGCCCATCGTCGACCGCTTCGCCTCCAGCCAGGGCGCCTTCTTCGCCAGCTTCGCGCAGTCCATGATCAACATGGGGAACCTCGGCCCGGTCACTGACCCTTCCATGGGAGAGGTCCGGACCAACTGCAGAAAGGTCAACGGAAGTTGA